From a region of the Panicum virgatum strain AP13 chromosome 2K, P.virgatum_v5, whole genome shotgun sequence genome:
- the LOC120659476 gene encoding uncharacterized protein LOC120659476, with protein MVSALKSDFFGRFCHNRTFPARYRAFHRTPPGLGAFWGDAVFVPAASFRPPAADHSGCSVLDCRHDRVLLENLGSGGLSVWDPITGDLRRLLEAPDTFSLVCNGAVLCAATAGAHCECDHLACHGGAFLVALNGAWSALTSALIDNIYQLPPDYTTSCITIDNVPAALMGNEPYFIGDFGNEILRCDLVGENLAVVDPLDVETCYDGVVVMPEENGRLGFAFVKANNLHLWLMKTGPDGYGRWEKRRVIDLETLFPILNLSPYLSGFVDAINCIVVTTDDALYTIELKTLLTRKVCKTEKPYSYCCLYSSFYIPACASGILAAPVAHGD; from the exons atggttagcgcacttaagtcgGATTTCTTCGGCCGGTTCTGCCACAACCGCACCTTCCCTGCCCGCTACCGCGCATTCCACCGGACGCCTCCCGGGCTCGGCGCCTTCTGGGGGGACGCGGTCTTCGTCCCCGCCGCGTCGTTCCGCCCGCCTGCCGCCGACCACAGCGGCTGCAGCGTGCTCGACTGCCGCCACGACCGCGTGCTCCTCGAGAACCTCGGCTCCGGGGGCCTCTCCGTTTGGGACCCTATCACCGGCGACCTGCGCCGCCTCCTGGAGGCGCCCGACACCTTCTCGCTCGTCTGCAATGGCGCGGTGCTCTGCGCCGCGACCGCGGGCGCCCACTGCGAGTGCGACCACCTCGCCTGCCACGGGGGTGCCTTCCTCGTGGCCTTG AACGGCGCGTGGAGCGCGCTGACCTCCGCTCTGATCGATAACATTTACCAGCTCCCGCCGGACTACACCACCTCCTGCATCACCATCGACAATGTGCCCGCCGCGCTCATGGGGAACGAACCCTACTTCATCGGTGACTTCGGCAATGAGATCCTGCGGTGCGACCTGGTCGGGGAAAACCTCGCCGTGGTCGATCCGCTGGATGTGGAGACTTGCTACGACGGCGTCGTCGTCATGCCAGAGGAGAACGGCAGGCTAGGATTCGCCTTCGTGAAGGCCAACAACCTCCATCTGTGGTTGATGAAGACGGGTCCTGATGGATACGGCCGATGGGAAAAGCGCAGGGTCATCGATCTGGAGACGTTGTTCCCAATTCTCAACCTCTCACCGTATTTGAGTGGCTTTGTGGATGCAATCAACTGCATTGTTGTGACAACAGATGATGCTCTTTACACCATTGAGCTCAAGACATTACTGACAAGGAAGGTGTGCAAGACGGAGAAACCCTACTCTTATTGCTGTCTCTACAGTAGTTTCTACATTCCAG catgtgctAGTGGAATACTTGCAGCACCTGTGGCGCATGGAGACTGA